CCTTCCGCATCTAAGGTTGAAGATGGCCAAGCCACAGCTGTGCTTGTCAGAGCATGAGACATCACAAAAATCTGTCTTATGAAAATGGCTGTAccgtacacttcaactatgacagacaaaacaagaaaaaaaatccagaaaatcacattgtaggatttttaatgaatttatttgcaaattatggtggaaaataagtatttggtcacctacaaacaagcaagttttctggctctcacagacctgtaacttcttctttaagaggctcctctgttctccactcattacctgtattaatgacacctgtttgaacttgttatcaatataaaagacaccagtccacaacctcaaacagtcacactccaaactctactatggccaagaccaaagaactgGCTTGGCTATAGtgaaccagaaacaaaattgtagacctgcaccaggctgggaagactgaatctgcaataggtaagcagcttggtttgaagaaatcaacggtgggagcaattattaggaaaaggaagacatacaagaccactgataatctccctcgatctggtgtTCCACGCAAGATcttaccccgtggggtcaaatgatcacaagaacggtgagcaaaaatcccagaaccacacggggggacctagtgaatgacctgcagagagctgggacccaagtaacaaagcctaccatcagcaagggcattgaagatgaaatgtggctgggtctttcagcatgacaatgatcccaaacacaccgcctgggcaacaaaggagtggcttcgtaagaagcatttcaacgtcctggagtggcctagccagtctccagatctcaaccccatagacaatatttggagggagttgaaagtccgtgttgcccagcaacagccccaaaacatcactgctctagaggagatctgcatggaggaatgggccaaaataccagcaacagtgtgtgaaccttgtgaagacttacagaaaacgtttgacctctgtcattgccaacaaagggtatataacaaagtattgagatatacttttgttgttgaccaaatacttattttccaccataatttgcaaatcaattcataaaaaatcctacaatgtgattttctggattttttttctcattttgtctgtcatagttgaagtgtatctatgatgaaaattacaggcctctctcctcattttaagtgggagatcatacacaattggtggctgactaaatagttttttcccccactgtatatatttcctgagctttcttttatctcctagatataggacacaCATCAAAACCTTAATCCATATGATAAATATTTTCactgttttgatgttttcactgaATTTtgatattcaatgtgtttcttaGGGATTTGTTACTAAAGGCCAGATTTTAATGTTTTAtcaaccatttaaaaaaatcactTTTTTTTTGGTAGTTAGAGGTCCTACAATTCAcgatcaaatagctaaatgatccatggtatgaccccCCAACCCCAACAGCTTAGACTCTAGagaattaattaatcaatcaactacaagggaggagcgaaaacccgcaTACACTTGGTTTTACAGCAATGTGTCCTGAGTGTGTCAAAACAGCCGTCTTTTGTTAATTGCAGGTCTCAGTTACCCAGTTTTTAAAGGAGTCATGAAGAAGGGCTACAAAGTTCCTACTCCAATCCAGAGGAAGGTATGCCAGTGCCCTTGGATCCTTTCACTTTCACTAATATATCAGGTTGATTGTTTAcgatacctctctccctctcagactatTCCAGTGATTCTAGATGGCAAGGACATGGTTGCCATGGCAAGGACAGGCAGCGGGAAGACTGCTGCGTTCTTGGTGCCCATGTTTGAGAAGCTGAAGGTTCCCCAGGCCCAGACGGGGGCCAGGGCTCTAATTTTGACCCCCACCAGAGAGTTGGCGCTGCAAACCATGAAGTTCACCAAAGAGGTCAGGATAGGTGTTTCATAATCAATTTGTCATCATCACCTTACCCGGGATAGTATGTTGTATTGGTCAGTAACAGCAAATAGTAAATATATTCcctttattttatttcagttggGAAAATTCACCGGCCTTAAGACAGCTTTGATCCTTGGTGGAGACAGGTATTAAGTACATCTTCACTCGTGTTGTGTTGAAATTTGTTATTGTCCTTATAAGCatcaactgaacactgaacaaggcCACCAGGGGCCTTTCTcaaagcatgtgcagaccagctggaaATTGTGttcacagacattttcaatctatccttgtcccagtctgtaatcccgacatgtttcaagctgaccaccattgTCCTGTTCCCCAATAAgctccaaggtaacctgcctaaatgattatcgccccgtagcacACATCTGGAATTAGGAAGGGGTTTGAAAGGCTGGACATGGCACTGTCATctcagacaccctagacccactccaatttgcatatcgccccaACATATCCACACATGACACAATCTCagttgcacttcacactgccctctcccacctggacaaaagggaaaataactaactatgtgagaatgctgttcatgttcctaggccgtcattgaaaataagaatttgttcttaactgacttgcctagttaaatagactacagctcagtgttcaacgcCATAGTCTCCTCCAAGctagggaccctgggactgaacctcCGCAACTGGATTCTGGTCTTCCTGACGGgccggccccaggtggtgagggtaggcaacaacgcCTCACCACGCTGACCCTTAAACACGGCTttgctccctgccatccaggacctcgatatcaggcggtgtcaggggaaggccTGAAAAATTGCCAAAGATTTCAGccccccaagccatagactgttcactcagCTACTGTccggcaaacggtaccggagcaTCGGCTCTCAGAACATAAGGTTCCGagacagtttctacccccaagccagaaCACTGTTAAAATAGCCAGACTGCTCAATAGTCAATTAATGGTGCCAAAATTATCTGCactgaccctacacacactcactagactatatttacaaaccatgtacacactcacatacacttcATATGCGCGCACACATACACTCTTACTCATTATTTGTTGCttctactctgttctttattttactcgtATTATCtttcctgatgtctagtcactttaccctgccttcatgtacatatcaacctcaaataccttattattatctatcctgatgtctagtcactttaccctgccttcatgtaaatatcaacctcaaataccttattatctatcctgatgtctagtcactttaccctgccttcatgtaaatATCAACCTCAAATagcttattattatctatcctgatgtctagttactttaccctgccttcatgtacatatcaacctcaaatacctcgtactcctacacattgatctggtactccctgtatatagctccgtTGTCTATTTCattttattcctcttgtgttaccattttatttttaaactgcattgttggaaatggCTCGTAAGCAAGTATTTCAAGGTAAGGTCTACACCAATTGTATTTGGGGGATGCGAAAAATAAAATGTGAGATGAACCTCTTGTTTCTTTTCAGAATGGATGATCAGTTTGCTGCGCTTCATGAGAACCCGGATATGTACGTGAACTATGGCCTTTACAATGTACTGCTGTAATTTGCCATAATGCAATTTCAAACTATAAAAAGCTTATGTTTTGTTCTCTGCTGTAGATTTGAGTTATGTCTTCTGCCTTCAGAATTATCGGTACCCCAGGTCGTCTGATGCACGTTGTCATGGAGATGAACCTGAAGCTACAGAGCGTGGAGTACGTTGTGTTTGACGAGGCGGACAGGCTGTTTGAGATGGGCTTTGCTGATCAGCTCCAGGAGATCATCCGGAGGCtcccagacaacagacagacactgcTGTTCTCTGCCACCCTGCCCAAACTACTGGTTGAGTTTGCTAGAGCCGGTAAGCCCACCCACATCCTCTGCCTTCTTTTGCAGCCTTTTCATAATAAGTTGTGTACGAGGCAAGATCAGTCGTGCTCTAATAGGGGTGTGTTTTGTGCAGGGTTGACGGAGCCGGTGCTGATTCGTCTGGACGTGGACTCCAAGCTGAGTGAGCTGCTGAAGGTAAAGCTAAAGGACCCGCTAAAACAAAAAAATTCAAAAAATGTGCGCCCAGTTTGAATCCGACATGTGAAACCTGTGATTGATTAATTTACATCATATAAAAGTAGCATAACATTGCATTTTCTCCTCTCCCAGCTGTCGTTCTTCCACCTGAGGATGGATGATAAGCCGGCTCTGCTGCTCCACCTGCTGAGGAACGTGGCGAAGCCACAGGAGCAGACGGTGGTATTTGTTGCCACCAAACACCATGTCGAGTACCTCAAAGAGGTGAGACCCCAGTGAATAAAAGGGTAAACTAATGGATAAGCTTTGGTTGTCCTCAGCCTTGTACTTTTAAACACGTTTTGACTCTAACTCTGTGTTACCCTATGCTTAGCTGCTGTCCTCTGAGGGCGTGGAGTGTGCCTACATCTACAGTGCCCTGGACCAGACTGCCAGGAAGATCAACATTGGTAAATTTGTCCACCGCAAGGCCATGGTGTTGATTGTGACAGACGTGGCTGCTCGCGGTATAGACATCCCCCTACTGGACAACGTCATCAACTACAACTTCCCCTCCAAGGCCAAGCTTTTCCTGCACAGAGTCGGTGGGTAACGCAAACAGTTTGTGGTCAACATGATGTTTTAGGCTATCTTGACTTGTCATTTATATACGTGAAAGGCCAGTGACAACCACCTGAATCAATGAAATATAGCGTCTTCCTCACCATTGACTGTTGGCTCATCTCTGCCTTTTCAACCCCAGGTCGAGTGGCACGCGCAGGCCGCGGTGGAGCAGCCTATAGCCTTGTGTGTACAGATGAGATACCTTTTGTCTATGACCTCCATCTCTTCCTGGGGAGACCCCTTCAGCTGGCTACACCTGACCACCAACAAGGTACCAGCACTGGGCAACAACATGTCATACACAGTGTGAGGGAATGGAACCATTACTAGCCCATTCAGTTCTCTTGTCACACTTGTTTTCTATCATGGACACTCAATTAATTCTCTTGCTTACTCCTACAtatttctctctgtcccttcctctatCCCCTGCTTAATTTCCCTCCCTCCAGAGTCAGACGGTGTGTTTGGTCGTGTTCCCCAGAGCATCCTGGATGATGAGGAATCCCAGCTGGTCACGGCCCATGAGAACTCTCATGACCTGCAGAACCTGCGCCGCATAGCGGACAATGCCTACAAGCAGTACATCAAGTCCCGGCCCATGCCCTCGCCAGAGTCCTTTAAACGGGTCAAGAACACAGAGCTCCCCAGCATGGCTGTCCACCCACTGTTAGGTCAGTAGGATGACTGACCTGTGAACAGAATGGTCTTTCCAGTGCGCTGCAGATGGTCCATTATGTTGTGATATATAAATAAATGAAGTTTCTGTCTGTGGATCCTCATCAGATTCAGGGTTCTCATGGAAATCCCACACAGACGCTTCCTTAATGTTGCGAAGATATTAACCCACATTTCCCTTCAGGGTCAGGCTTGGAGAAAATGGAACTGGAACGCCTTCAAATGGTGGACTGCATTAAGGGCTACAAGGCTAGAGCTGTGAGTTGGGCTTGAAAATGTGTATCGGACGCTATTCTCTGTAATGAATGAATAACCGCTAGTAATTCTGTATTAAACAACCATGGCACTTTTCCTCCAGACGATCTTTGAGATCAACTCGAACAGCAAGACCAATGCCAGTGTGGTGATGCGAGCCAAGCGCTCCAGGGACACGCGGCTGGTGGATATGTTCACACAGAAGAAGGAGGTTCTGGCTGCAGAGGGCAGGTATCACGTTCCTGTCACCCCCCTGCCCTCCACTCACCACACAGCAGACCAGGAGGACAGTGAAGAGGACTTTCAGGTTAGCGCTACCGAGTATCCATCTAGCATGTACGTGTTCCAATGCTAATCAACAGTGGCGCATAGCGCCACCACAGACAAAGTAGTATCATATGACCAGACCGGATGTCTCCCATGCTGTACTTCTGTAATTTGTCCACCAGGGTGTGTTCTCTGAGGTggtgggggggaagaggaggaagccaCATGAGGATGGCGATATGGAGAGGCCAGACAGCAAGAAGACCAAACAGACTGGCCGCGATGAGGAGAACTACATCCCTTACAGACCCAAGGACTTCAACTCTGAGAGAGGGTATGGGAAAAGCTGACTACACAGTCCATTCCACTTTACCGGCTTTAAACACAAGACCAAAATAGTCATTCCGTGAATGTGGGTTTGTAGTATAACAGAGCCATAGTGATATGACTCAGTGTTTGCTGTTTGCAGACTGAGCCTGGGAAAAGAGGGCACAACGTTTGAGCAGCAGGCTTCTACTGCTGTACTGGACCTGATGGGAGACGAAGGGGAAAGACTCAACCAGCACAAACACATGATGAAGTGGTAAGAGGGAACAccgctgcgcacacacacacacacacacacacacacccctatcgaCCTCACTTGATATCTCCATCATCTCTCTGCAGGGATCGCAAGAGAAAGCGGTTCGTCAAAGAAACGGGAAAGGAGGCAgaccagaagaagaagaagagaacgGAGAGCGGACAGATGATCAACAACAAGAACAAGAAGAACTTGTATCTTTGTCATCTGACTGATCTTTACTGATGAAAGCTGTTAATAAGGTCTCTGAGGGGAATACCAGCGCCCTCATCTTATTGTGCAGAAGTCCTCACTCTTAATTGTACCACTGCAATGTTATTAGGATGTTCCATCTCCTTGACCCTGTGTGTCTTAGCTATGAGGAGTGGAAGAAGAAGTACAAGGTGGATGACGGAGGGGGTGGAGATTCGGATGGAGAGACCGGAGGTGGAGGCagaggaaggaggggtggaggaggaggtaggagtgCAATTCATCAGAGGGCTGTAGCTAGAGTTTGGATCATTTGtttgtgatgggtctgatgagTGACTAATGTCTTTTAAGTAAAGCTGACATTGTTCAAGCTCCTGTCTGCGGGCTCTACCGCCTAAGATCTATTCCAAAACAGTCACAGCAATATCCAGTTCGATGTATTTTGGCCATGCTACTTGCAATCAGCATGTTAAAATAAATTATGAACAATTGAAATGTTGCCTCGGCCCTTCTCTCCCCTAACCCtgtctcaatccctctctctctcttccaggcCGAGGACGGCCTGGTCGGGGCCGAGGTGGCCCATCCAGGGGCCCCAACTCCCAGCCCCTGGGGCCCCCTGGGCAGCAGAGGGATGGTGGCTCCCGGGGCCCGCGCTCGGAGCTGAAGACCCGGGACCAGATCCTGAAGCAGCGCaggaagacagagaaacagaagtTCCTGCAGAGTGGAGGCTTGAAGAAGCTCCGGGGCAAGGGCAAGCAGCGCCTCAACGACCAGAAGAAGTCTGGCTTTGGCCGTGGTGTCCACAAGAAGGGCAAGATGAAGAAGAGACTGTGAGAGAGGGGGCGAGTAGTAGATGAGGTGTGGAGGCTGTAGTGAGATATGGAAGGATTGGCAGAGTGGTGACAACGGGTAGAGGCTTTTTTTTAAACCTCCATTAGAGGGTTATGGAGAAACTCCAATGGTGGATCTCAATAGCCTAAAGTTGCTTTCCTCTCATGACTCTTCTGCTCGGTTAATGCAGATGTAGGAAGAGAGAAAAGCAGAGGAAGCCATTTTAGACTTGAGATGCACCCTAACCCAAAAGGTTATTGCAGAGCTCTGTGTATGACACCACAGTGTGGTGCCAAGATCAGATCCCCATCCGTGTCCTCATATTTTATGTGCCTCTAGCCTTAATGCAGAGATTGTGCAAGACGGGGCTAGAGCAAGTGAAACCTGTATTTTACAGATATATTTGCTTCATAACCTATCCAGATGGATTGCTCTCTTAATATGGTATTTGTTTGTGTATTAATTCAGAGCTAATACAAATGTTTGTTGTCATATGTGACTTTGTCATTATTTCATTAGAAAGTCCTAGGAGGAACAGAATGACAGTAGATAATACAAAGCTGCCCAGTGAGTCGAACGCTGTCGACCACATTGTGCAATAATAACCTTCTGCCATTCTTCACCACAAGGGGGCGGTAAAGCCTAGAGAGAAGTCTGCCAGCGGAACCACGGGTCACTACAAACATGTTGTCATTTCAGAGATCTGTATTCATTTGACCCAGCTGACAGCAGAGCAACCGGAGGGTGTTGAGTGATTTGACTCTGGGCCAAGAGTGTGGTGGAGATTGAGGTTCATTAGAATAGGGAGAATTAAGGGAACATTTCTGTCAGCAAAGAGCCGCAAAACCAAAGTCTCGCCTCTCTAAATTGCCTCCCATCGCTCAGCAATAAGATAACTCTATTATTCTACATACTAAACAGGACATATTTGGGAAAGGTCTTTGTAACAGAAGGAAACGGAATGTACAGATTTTCAATAGCCTAGTAAAGTTGTTTAAAATGTTAACATTTTCATTAATATTACACATTTATAGAGTGATGTTGAAAACTAAAGATATGTGTGAATATAATACTTTGACTACATATTTGTTTAAAAAATCCCTTTTTATGAACTCTTAACTATACAAAAAAAGTTAATTTTATAAATTTAACATACTAAACCTACATTAGAAAAATAAGTATGTTTTTGACAAATGTAGGTGTTTATCAAACTGTTTTTGTTATAGCTAACACTGAATTTTGCATTcatcatttacagtgccttgggaaagtattcagaccccttgactttttccacattttgttacagccttattctaaaatggattaaataaagcatgttcctcagcaatctacacacaataccccataatgacaaagcaaaaacaggtttttagacatttttgcaaatgtattaaaaatgaacagataccttatttacgtaagtattcagaccctttgctgtaagactccaaattgagctcagatgcattcTGTTTCCACTGATcgtctttgagatgtttctacaacttgataggagtccacctgtgttaaattcaattgattggacatgttttggaaaggcacacgcctgtctatataaggtccaacagttgactgcatgtcagagcaaaaaaccaggccatgaggtcAACGGAATTGCCTGTAGAGcgacgagacaggattgtgtcgaggcacagatttggggaagggtaccaaaacatttctgcagcattgaaggtcccaaagaacacagtggcctccattcttaaatagaagtttggaaccaccaagactcatcctagagttggtcaaactgagcaatcgggcaagaagggccttggtcggggaggtgaccaagaacccaatggtctctgacagagctctggagttcctctgtggagatgggagaatcttccagaaggacaaccatctctgcagcactcctccaatcaggcctttatggtaaaatggccagacggaagccactcctcagtagaagCACATGACATGGCAGCCCGcctggagtttgtcaaaaggcacctaaatactctcagaccatgagaaacaagattctctggtctgatgaacccaAGATTGGactatggtggtggcagcatcatgctgtggggatgtttttcagcggaagggacagggagactagtcagtattgaggcaaagatgaacggggGAAAGTAcagcgatccttgatgaaaacctgctccagaaagCTCAGgagctcagactggggcgaaggttaaccttccaacagaacaacgaccctaagcacaaagctaaggcaacgcaggagtggcttcgggacaagtctctgaatgtccccagccagagcccggacttaaacccgattgaacatctctggagagacctgaaaatagctgtgcagcaacgcttcccatcaaacctgacagagatCGAGAGGATGGGAGAaactcaaatacaggtgtgccaagcttgtagcatcatacccaagaagacccaggaggctgtaatcgctgccaaaagtgctttaaccaagtactgattaaagggtctatttctgttttatgtttttttttttaaattagcaacaaaacaaaaagaatcttattttgtctttatggggtattgtgtgtagattgatgaggggggggggggggaatgttttaatccgttttagaataaggctgtaacctaacaatgtggagaaagtcaaggggtctgaatactttccgaagacactgtATGTACCGAATGTGTGAAGTTGAACAAATGCTATAATTCTATTTGCTGTGGTCTCTCCCTTTGAAAACCGAATGAGAGACGGCAATTCTGttaacagggatgctggtccatgttgacttcaatgcgtcccacagttgtgtcaagttggctggatgtcctttgggtggtggaccattcttgataaacacgggaaactgttgagcgtgaaaaccccagcgctgttgcagttcttgacacactcaagtCAAAATggcacccactaccataccctgttcaaaggcacttacatttttgtcttgcccattcaccctctgaatggcacatatacacaatccatgtctcaattgtttcaaggcttaaaaatctttcttaAACATGTCAcctcaccttcatctacactgattgaagtggatttaacaagggatcatagctttcacctggattcacttggtcagtgtatgtcatggatagagcaggtgttcctaatgttttgtacacgtCACCTATCATAAACCTGAACACACAGGGTCAGAGAGACGGTGGGTTTTGAAGTCCTGCCATTGTTCTACAGAGCAAGTCAGCTGATGTGACTGGAGAGACATACATTCCATCTGGATGTGGTTAGAGGCAAGCGCTGGTTTGATATGTGTACACGCTATCATGTAGGTTATCTCTTGTCGTAGTTTCCCGTAGGCCCGCTCTACTAGTAGAAGGAAGATTTGTGGCTTCCATTTCTGTTTGGGAATGTACTTGAGGTGAATGAAGATGGCTGATTGGTATTTACAGTTAACATTTATCATTGCCAGGACATCTGACGTGTGTACCTCTCAAAAACGCACACATGCACTTTGAGTAATATATAGCAGGTTCAAATTTCGCTCCCTAATcaatcagaatatatatatatatatatatatatatatatatatatatatatatatatatatatatatagttttagcTATCCCAGAGTCACAGTATCCTCCCTGTTTAAATGAATAATACCCATAGTGTAGTACAGgagattggtggcaccttaattggggaggacgggctcatagtaatggctggaatggaataaatgccattgttatgagccgtcctcctctcaaCAGCCTCCTGTGTAGtgtagatatactgtacatagatAGCACTATATTGGCTACTCCAGAACTGGATGGGATCAGCAGGGAGATAACAGTGTCTGTGATAGGAGTTAATCCCGTGGAGATACAGGCCAGCCTGGCTTAATCTCAGCCTGCCCCCTATCAGATGGCCCCTCCGTCCCCCTCTAGGCCAGTGCAGTGCAGCAGCAGCTCTAGAGATGACTAAGAACGGCAGGCTTATCTGTGTTCCTGGCCCTGACACAGCATCCACTTGAGATAGGCCAGAGAGAGTGAAGCCTCAAGGCCCAGCAGGCTCACACAACACAACAGGACTGGCTACTATCGGCAGTGTATGTACGGGGATGATTGTAGCGGAGGATGGCTAACCAAACCACTCTCCACTAAACAGTCAGCTGTTGTGACTGAGGAGGAtgttttggttgttgtgttggccAGGCTTTTAGTTCGCTATAGGTCTGGACAGAGAAGGACAACGAGATTGGTCAGTAACActcacaactctctctctctctctctgtttctcattaACACCATACAAATAGTATTTGTATATCATGTGGAACCTTTTTTCCTATTCTCTGCCAATATCAACATAACAGCTGTTTACGAATGTTTGTGTAGATATGCATACTTTTGAATGTATACTATTTTACCCTGCCAAATGTCTTAGCTTCGTAGTCTGCATATTGCCCTATGGGGGCTGCTATCCTCTACTCCAAACATTGACAAGATGGCTGCCGTTTCTCAGGCTATCGCTCATAAGGCAAAGGGCGCTCCTGGAATGACAGGAAAGAGATGACTGACATTAGCCTCTGCAGTTGCCTCAACAGTTTCAGTCTCCAACGCACAAATCTGCTGACAGCAACATATTACCTGTGGACGTtcctatacactgagtatacaaaacat
This region of Oncorhynchus masou masou isolate Uvic2021 chromosome 8, UVic_Omas_1.1, whole genome shotgun sequence genomic DNA includes:
- the LOC135544472 gene encoding ATP-dependent RNA helicase DDX54-like; the encoded protein is MAQRKKKLTKKKRQTGHREPDESDGGDFEVAAKIRDDDSPGRKLPRFPGASSECLSDVEPDTRELVRAQNKKKKKSGGFQSMGLSYPVFKGVMKKGYKVPTPIQRKTIPVILDGKDMVAMARTGSGKTAAFLVPMFEKLKVPQAQTGARALILTPTRELALQTMKFTKELGKFTGLKTALILGGDRMDDQFAALHENPDIIIGTPGRLMHVVMEMNLKLQSVEYVVFDEADRLFEMGFADQLQEIIRRLPDNRQTLLFSATLPKLLVEFARAGLTEPVLIRLDVDSKLSELLKLSFFHLRMDDKPALLLHLLRNVAKPQEQTVVFVATKHHVEYLKELLSSEGVECAYIYSALDQTARKINIGKFVHRKAMVLIVTDVAARGIDIPLLDNVINYNFPSKAKLFLHRVGRVARAGRGGAAYSLVCTDEIPFVYDLHLFLGRPLQLATPDHQQESDGVFGRVPQSILDDEESQLVTAHENSHDLQNLRRIADNAYKQYIKSRPMPSPESFKRVKNTELPSMAVHPLLGSGLEKMELERLQMVDCIKGYKARATIFEINSNSKTNASVVMRAKRSRDTRLVDMFTQKKEVLAAEGRYHVPVTPLPSTHHTADQEDSEEDFQGVFSEVVGGKRRKPHEDGDMERPDSKKTKQTGRDEENYIPYRPKDFNSERGLSLGKEGTTFEQQASTAVLDLMGDEGERLNQHKHMMKWDRKRKRFVKETGKEADQKKKKRTESGQMINNKNKKNFYEEWKKKYKVDDGGGGDSDGETGGGGRGRRGGGGGRGRPGRGRGGPSRGPNSQPLGPPGQQRDGGSRGPRSELKTRDQILKQRRKTEKQKFLQSGGLKKLRGKGKQRLNDQKKSGFGRGVHKKGKMKKRL